One genomic window of Leptospira saintgironsiae includes the following:
- the lsa19 gene encoding adhesin Lsa19 — MNSISISKLVTILLIPTLFFFCKPKEEETTDAIVSFIVGKATAEKAGSVLKATDRVIESEIVKTDKDATLDLTTTLGTVRLLGGSEASIAALRADQNYIKVNSGNILVKVAKLKKNESISIDTPTVVAAVRGTQFWGQVNPANETGTFAVREGSVQITRKDDEARVLVKAGEAVDLGPGIKALKVRPAAAGELSAMEQIDQMK; from the coding sequence ATGAACTCTATATCCATCTCAAAGCTAGTTACGATCCTACTCATTCCGACCCTATTCTTCTTCTGCAAACCTAAAGAAGAAGAAACTACGGATGCAATCGTCTCCTTCATCGTAGGAAAAGCTACTGCGGAAAAAGCGGGCTCTGTCCTGAAGGCAACCGATCGTGTTATTGAATCTGAAATTGTAAAAACGGACAAGGATGCAACCTTAGATCTAACCACTACTTTAGGGACAGTTCGACTCTTAGGTGGTTCCGAGGCTTCTATCGCTGCATTGAGAGCGGATCAAAATTATATTAAGGTCAACTCAGGCAATATTTTAGTAAAAGTCGCCAAACTGAAAAAGAACGAATCCATCTCAATCGACACTCCTACCGTAGTAGCTGCTGTTAGAGGGACCCAATTCTGGGGACAAGTGAATCCAGCTAATGAAACTGGAACATTTGCAGTTCGCGAAGGTAGTGTTCAAATTACCAGAAAAGACGACGAGGCCCGAGTTTTAGTAAAAGCAGGAGAAGCAGTGGACTTAGGCCCTGGGATCAAGGCTCTAAAAGTTCGCCCTGCAGCTGCGGGTGAGCTCTCCGCAATGGAACAAATCGATCAAATGAAATAG
- the murI gene encoding glutamate racemase, translating into MINNKERVPKIGVMDSGMGGLSVLKELLDLPYSANFLYYGDLAHAPYGEKKTSEVLELTRNVCNFFLKEEVDAILLACNTATSASASKLREELSVPVFGMEPAIKPALLAHPGEKIALLATSVTHREEKLQDLKSELGASERVVHLNCDGLATLVDHGKWEEAKLLLKNILKIPQEQGIRALVLGCTHYVFLKNEIKDLYPEAIFHDGNQGTVRHLVRSLHLDEKQGHPNYNLFFSSPNNLKETEGLASQLLQKVSP; encoded by the coding sequence ATGATAAACAATAAAGAAAGAGTTCCTAAGATCGGAGTAATGGATTCCGGAATGGGAGGACTTTCCGTTCTAAAGGAACTCTTGGATCTTCCATATTCTGCAAATTTTCTTTATTATGGAGATCTTGCGCACGCTCCTTATGGGGAGAAGAAGACCTCCGAAGTTTTGGAACTCACTCGCAATGTATGTAATTTTTTCTTAAAAGAAGAAGTAGATGCAATCCTTCTCGCATGTAATACTGCAACCTCTGCTTCCGCCTCTAAATTAAGGGAAGAACTGTCCGTACCTGTATTCGGTATGGAACCTGCAATCAAACCGGCTCTTCTCGCACACCCTGGAGAAAAAATTGCGTTACTCGCTACTTCAGTTACTCATAGAGAAGAGAAATTACAGGACTTAAAATCCGAATTAGGTGCATCCGAAAGAGTAGTTCACCTAAATTGTGATGGTCTTGCAACGCTCGTGGATCATGGAAAATGGGAAGAAGCCAAACTTCTTCTTAAAAACATATTAAAAATCCCGCAAGAACAAGGAATTCGTGCTCTTGTATTGGGATGCACACATTACGTATTCTTAAAAAACGAAATAAAAGACCTTTATCCAGAGGCAATTTTTCATGATGGGAACCAGGGAACCGTCCGCCATTTAGTCAGATCTCTTCATTTGGATGAGAAACAAGGGCACCCAAATTATAATCTGTTCTTTTCTTCCCCTAATAACCTAAAAGAAACGGAAGGTCTGGCCTCTCAGTTATTACAAAAAGTATCCCCATAA
- a CDS encoding chloride channel protein, whose amino-acid sequence MDRIQTLLKNPIFILSKKNPFMLSRWSILYVLLGLFAGLFSALFWKALEYLTKLLAGFQGNSIILIMTLSGLGIGLLIYFLGEPGEISLVIDNIRFRGGKLDPKNNPSMSLSSLLSISSGGSAGPEAPLVQITGSFGSWFAEKIGLEGEELRSMTIAGMAAGFTSLFGSPLGGALFALEILQHRHVVEYYEALLPAFLSSCSAYFVFLFMTDIGIGPTWEFPQYVPGGIEDFQYAIGFGMAGAIVGWIFYGIFRITKFSFSKITLPIFVKTTIGGLLLGCIAYYEPLTRYFGHDQLNEIVVTKGNWIFFGTLALLKILAINITVSSGWRGGIIIPLFFVGAVAGRFFMDFFPSENESFLLICLMASVNASVTKTPISTTILLTGLTGVSNFTPVLFASLSGYFLSPKAPFISSQADSV is encoded by the coding sequence ATGGATCGGATCCAAACTCTTTTAAAAAATCCAATTTTTATCTTATCTAAAAAGAATCCATTCATGCTTTCTAGATGGAGTATTTTATACGTACTCCTTGGATTATTTGCAGGATTATTCTCTGCATTATTTTGGAAGGCGTTGGAATATCTCACCAAACTTTTAGCAGGCTTCCAGGGAAATTCGATCATTCTGATCATGACCTTATCCGGTTTGGGCATAGGACTTCTCATTTATTTCCTGGGAGAACCGGGAGAAATCTCATTAGTAATTGATAATATTCGTTTTAGGGGAGGAAAGCTCGACCCTAAAAATAACCCTTCTATGAGTTTGTCTTCTTTGCTTAGTATTTCTTCTGGAGGAAGCGCAGGACCTGAGGCCCCTCTTGTTCAGATCACAGGATCTTTTGGAAGCTGGTTTGCTGAAAAGATAGGATTAGAAGGAGAAGAGCTCAGATCCATGACCATCGCAGGAATGGCCGCAGGATTTACTTCTTTATTCGGCTCTCCTCTAGGTGGAGCTCTATTCGCGTTGGAAATCCTACAACATAGACATGTGGTAGAATATTACGAGGCATTATTACCTGCATTCCTCTCCAGTTGTAGTGCTTATTTCGTATTCCTATTTATGACTGATATAGGAATCGGACCCACTTGGGAATTCCCACAATATGTTCCGGGTGGAATAGAAGATTTTCAATATGCGATCGGATTCGGAATGGCCGGGGCGATCGTAGGATGGATCTTTTATGGAATATTCAGAATTACTAAATTTTCTTTCTCTAAAATAACTCTTCCTATTTTTGTAAAGACAACCATAGGCGGATTACTCTTAGGTTGTATTGCTTATTACGAACCGCTCACTCGTTATTTTGGTCATGACCAGTTAAATGAGATTGTAGTCACAAAAGGGAATTGGATCTTTTTTGGAACTCTTGCTTTATTAAAGATATTAGCGATCAATATCACTGTTTCCAGCGGTTGGAGAGGTGGTATTATTATACCGTTATTCTTCGTTGGAGCGGTAGCTGGCCGATTTTTTATGGATTTCTTTCCTTCAGAGAATGAATCCTTTTTGCTGATTTGTTTGATGGCTTCAGTAAATGCATCAGTAACTAAAACACCTATTAGCACTACTATATTACTTACAGGTTTAACTGGAGTTTCCAATTTCACTCCTGTATTATTTGCCTCTTTGAGCGGATACTTCTTATCTCCTAAGGCGCCGTTTATCAGTTCT
- a CDS encoding pyridoxal phosphate-dependent aminotransferase: MRRNIVHSGADALIYEIRQIVGVAKKLEALGVPITYENIGDPIQKGEKVAPWMKKIVSDLILEDKSWAYTATQGFEKTRNFLADKVNERGGAQITAEDILFFNGLGDAVAKIFGFLRREARVIGPSPAYSTLSSAEAAHSGYEHMTYNLNPEQGWMPDLEDIENKVKYNDSIAGILLINPDNPTGAVYDKNVMREIVKIAEKYDVMLICDETYAHVNYSETGTIHLSEVIGNKVPGMALRSVSKEFPWPGGRCGWLEIFNKDKDPVFARYAKSLLDAKMLEVCSTTLPQMAIPEVYSHPQFLPHLKERNEKFKKKAKLATESFKGLKGVTVVEPKGAFYLTVAFDKGILGDKMTLPISNPKAEEFIRPLLGNCAPDRRFVYYLLASTGICVVPLSSFCTDRDGFRVTLLEEDEEKFRWIYNTLRKSIEDYTASA; this comes from the coding sequence ATGAGAAGAAATATCGTTCACAGCGGTGCTGATGCTCTCATTTACGAGATCCGTCAGATCGTAGGAGTCGCTAAAAAGTTAGAAGCTCTTGGAGTTCCGATTACGTACGAGAATATCGGGGACCCCATCCAAAAAGGAGAGAAGGTCGCTCCTTGGATGAAAAAAATCGTATCTGATCTGATCCTCGAAGACAAGTCCTGGGCCTATACGGCTACACAAGGATTTGAGAAGACCAGAAATTTTTTAGCAGATAAAGTGAACGAAAGAGGCGGAGCCCAAATTACCGCCGAAGATATTTTATTCTTCAACGGACTTGGTGACGCGGTCGCTAAAATTTTTGGATTTTTAAGAAGAGAGGCTCGAGTTATAGGACCGAGTCCTGCTTATTCTACCCTTTCTTCTGCGGAAGCAGCTCACTCCGGTTATGAGCATATGACTTATAACTTAAATCCTGAACAGGGTTGGATGCCTGATCTGGAAGATATTGAGAATAAGGTCAAATACAATGACTCGATTGCTGGTATCCTTCTGATCAATCCGGACAATCCGACCGGCGCAGTATATGATAAAAATGTAATGCGTGAGATCGTAAAGATCGCAGAAAAATATGATGTAATGCTTATCTGCGACGAAACATACGCTCATGTGAATTACTCCGAAACTGGAACTATTCATCTTTCAGAAGTGATCGGGAACAAGGTGCCTGGAATGGCTCTTCGTTCCGTATCTAAGGAATTTCCTTGGCCTGGCGGAAGATGTGGTTGGTTGGAGATCTTTAATAAAGACAAGGATCCAGTTTTTGCACGTTATGCAAAATCTCTTTTGGATGCAAAGATGTTAGAGGTATGTTCTACTACTCTTCCTCAGATGGCAATTCCAGAAGTATATTCACATCCTCAGTTTCTTCCCCACTTAAAAGAAAGAAATGAGAAGTTTAAGAAGAAGGCGAAACTTGCAACTGAGTCTTTTAAAGGGCTCAAAGGTGTTACTGTAGTAGAACCTAAAGGTGCATTCTATCTTACAGTTGCATTTGATAAGGGAATTTTGGGAGATAAGATGACTCTTCCTATCTCTAATCCAAAGGCAGAAGAGTTTATCCGTCCTCTTCTCGGGAATTGTGCTCCGGATCGTAGATTTGTGTATTATCTCCTGGCTTCTACTGGGATTTGTGTGGTTCCACTTTCTTCTTTCTGTACAGATAGAGATGGTTTTAGGGTCACTCTTCTGGAAGAAGATGAGGAAAAATTCCGTTGGATCTATAATACTTTGAGAAAGAGTATAGAGGACTATACAGCTTCCGCTTAG
- the purM gene encoding phosphoribosylformylglycinamidine cyclo-ligase — protein MQEEISYKSAGVDTEAGQEFVKKIKQNVESTHGPRVLGGLGGFSGAFDVSFLKNYKNPILLSGTDGVGTKVELARLFNIHDTIGIDLVAMCVNDILVSGGEPLFFLDYIACGKLIPERMERIVAGIVKGCKLSGAALLGGETAEHPGTMDPDEYDLGGFVVGAVEKEDLIDGSKIKPGDIVLGLESSGPHSNGFSLIRKLYLEGGRKLPADPELVGFLKEFALRPTRIYVQSILNLTKKVEVKGMVHITGGGFYENIPRVLSDSLAIEIKRENLPENPFFTRVQKDFPSLTEKELYSTFNMGIGYIVIVSPESVADATAALEEKGELVHKIGVITSKNKESVLFV, from the coding sequence ATGCAAGAAGAAATCAGTTATAAATCCGCCGGAGTCGATACAGAAGCCGGCCAAGAATTCGTCAAAAAGATCAAACAAAACGTAGAATCCACCCATGGTCCCAGAGTTTTAGGCGGGCTTGGAGGATTTTCAGGCGCCTTCGACGTTTCCTTCCTCAAAAATTATAAAAACCCAATATTACTCAGCGGTACCGATGGTGTAGGGACCAAGGTAGAGCTCGCTCGTTTATTCAATATCCATGATACAATCGGCATAGACTTAGTTGCTATGTGTGTGAATGATATTCTTGTCTCCGGTGGAGAGCCTTTATTCTTCTTAGATTATATTGCCTGCGGTAAATTGATCCCTGAAAGAATGGAAAGGATCGTTGCGGGTATCGTAAAAGGTTGTAAACTTTCCGGAGCTGCGTTACTCGGTGGAGAAACTGCAGAACATCCTGGCACAATGGATCCAGATGAATACGATTTAGGCGGATTCGTAGTGGGCGCAGTAGAAAAGGAAGACTTAATAGATGGATCCAAGATAAAACCTGGAGATATCGTTTTAGGTTTAGAATCTTCCGGTCCTCATAGCAATGGATTTTCTCTTATTCGTAAATTGTATTTAGAGGGGGGAAGAAAACTTCCCGCAGATCCAGAGTTAGTCGGTTTCTTAAAAGAATTTGCACTTCGTCCTACAAGGATCTATGTCCAGAGTATACTAAATCTCACCAAGAAGGTTGAAGTAAAAGGAATGGTACATATCACTGGAGGAGGTTTTTACGAAAACATTCCTAGAGTGCTTTCTGATTCTTTGGCTATTGAGATCAAAAGAGAAAATCTTCCTGAGAATCCATTCTTTACCCGAGTGCAGAAAGATTTTCCTTCTTTAACTGAAAAGGAATTGTATTCCACTTTTAATATGGGAATCGGATACATAGTCATCGTTTCTCCAGAGTCAGTAGCAGATGCAACTGCTGCTCTGGAAGAAAAAGGAGAACTGGTCCATAAAATCGGAGTAATCACTTCGAAAAATAAAGAGTCTGTTCTTTTTGTCTGA